A DNA window from Eremothecium cymbalariae DBVPG#7215 chromosome 3, complete sequence contains the following coding sequences:
- the FES1 gene encoding Hsp70 nucleotide exchange factor FES1 (similar to Ashbya gossypii ADL319W), translated as MEKLLHWSIANAQGDDEAIAKAGQPDPKLLQQLFGGGPDEPTLMKQAIAVIMNPEAELDNKLIAFDNFEMLIENLDNANNIENLKLWGPLIEILDSPEEELRVASLSVIGTAVQNNSKSQESFVKNEGGLEKVIGLAKDTTQSSQVRTKSFYALSSLVRHNSTVCELVVQNEGLDLIKPVLNDSSLSEKLKLRVLAFLAAILTTVNIEQSFLDSLRKDKLIESSIDFLDPSVNIYLIDRALNFLAILSQSHVKFEKSEITKLQSSFKKLEALKNRLNEEDYETVRQILE; from the coding sequence ATGGAAAAGTTACTACATTGGTCTATTGCGAACGCGCAAGGTGATGACGAGGCTATTGCTAAGGCAGGACAACCAGACCCAAAATTATTGCAACAATTGTTTGGTGGTGGACCAGATGAACCTACATTGATGAAGCAGGCCATTGCAGTGATTATGAATCCCGAGGCAGAGTTAGATAATAAGCTAATTGCTTTCGATAATTTCGAGATGTTGATTGAAAATTTGGATAACGCTaacaatattgaaaacttgAAGCTGTGGGGGCCATTGattgaaattttggataGCCCAGAGGAAGAGCTGCGTGTTGCATCTTTGTCTGTTATTGGTACAGCTGTCCAGAATAATTCGAAATCACAGGAGAGCTTTGTGAAGAATGAAGGTGGATTGGAAAAGGTTATTGGGTTGGCTAAAGATACAACACAAAGCAGCCAGGTCAGAACCAAAAGTTTCTATGCTCTATCTAGCTTGGTGAGACACAATAGTACAGTTTGTGAACTTGTTGTTCAGAATGAGGGCCTTGACTTAATTAAACCGGTGCTAAACGATTCATCACTTTCagaaaagttgaagttgcGAGTCCTTGCGTTTTTGGCTGCGATCCTGACTACAGTTAATATTGAGCAGAGCTTTTTGGATTCACTAAGGAAAGACAAATTAATTGAGTCTTCGATAGACTTTTTGGACCCAAGtgttaatatatatttaatagATAGGGCATTAAACTTTCTGGCGATACTAAGTCAATCTCATGTTAAGTTTGAAAAGTCTGAAATTACGAAGTTACAGTCGTCCTTTAAGAAGTTGGAAGCGTTAAAGAATCGCCTGAACGAAGAAGATTATGAAACTGTGAGACAAATATTAGAATAG
- the MMS4 gene encoding Mms4p (similar to Ashbya gossypii ADL318C) yields MVEVIDIESSTNDKVGDITLDNNVIEIVSDLDEIPNAEEPQRRNYPSSPNKQYTRASVEDVNSSVQRVSVSIELDGQFQRDTSINDSEINTSDLKASYSTRSHPLEVMSVNEDSNTFTPPKVPPRKMVRKMFVDNKYHIDTATKNKKRNSSKSPTDILSNILSDSEDNTSSIDTPGNSSTYNPDTLAVLTSKWACSGNSKTSKSGTPYSTSLYSSKPLPVNTENVRSYLRRTLANSNNVVVSDAIDEFSSHALISSALPPEELSSERPSAATKRTREGSSVRSEPEGSTSTSLRGSKTLSCDKNPEQRINDIVSLTEVQNFRNEINEKSGTPSEGGTIVEFLELSQDEGISTPKKQKSPSYESIDPDSSFISGALNNSTETKNVVDSNEQATQFSDKIYIVHSEHFSDAESQSMIGRIISNAKLKKRFNEANKASRNKDILLAELVLSINDDVYKYFSSEQVHIKEVLSPAQVFQNYEDLPIIRFKRNCTTIYDLNHNLFYPCDSVLCEETTCVLFYKAIDFFYQYRTQKNYFLRRIRSLAKSGKKVIIALNDYNRLEKSITHLENKHLRERVEEQLNGNLTSPKRKSAKEVKLEELDMKAKDLDRKLNEITIHADVDIFPINSTLDFMNWLNNLVLVVAKHRYHSTVKNMNWAHINVKIGKTPTEVLSKALQQVNNVTQCKADRITNVYPSFQKLFADFRKGYLVSGRDGNPLMTKLAEKAIYALCMSDNPEEKIYFD; encoded by the coding sequence ATGGTTGAAGTTATTGACATTGAATCATCCACTAATGATAAGGTGGGAGATATCACCCTTGACAACAATGTGATAGAAATTGTATCAGACCTTGATGAAATACCCAATGCAGAAGAACctcaaagaagaaattatCCCTCCTCTCCAAACAAACAGTACACTAGAGCTTCAGTTGAAGATGTTAACAGTTCTGTTCAGAGGGTATCAGTATCAATTGAACTAGATGGGCAGTTCCAAAGGGATACATCGATAAATGATAGCGAAATTAATACTTCCGACCTTAAAGCATCGTATTCAACACGTTCACATCCATTGGAGGTTATGAGTGTTAATGAAGACTCGAATACTTTCACACCTCCCAAAGTACCTCCCAGGAAAATGGTAAGAAAGATGTTTGTTGACAATAAATATCACATAGATACTGctacaaaaaacaaaaaacgtAACTCTAGTAAGAGTCCTACAGATATCCTAAGCAATATTTTGAGTGATAGTGAGGATAATACGTCTAGCATAGATACACCTGGAAATAGCAGCACTTATAATCCTGATACGTTGGCTGTTTTAACATCCAAATGGGCATGTTCtggaaattcaaaaacaagtAAATCCGGCACACCATATTCGACTTCACTATATTCTTCCAAGCCTTTGCCCGTTAATACTGAAAATGTGAGGAGCTATTTAAGAAGGACACTAGCCAACAGTAATAATGTTGTTGTAAGCGATgcaattgatgaattttcATCTCATGCATTAATTTCAAGCGCACTTCCGCCTGAAGAATTAAGTTCTGAACGACCGTCTGCTGCGACTAAAAGAACTAGGGAAGGTTCTAGTGTTCGGTCAGAACCTGAAGGGTCGACATCAACATCACTAAGGGGAAGCAAGACTTTATCATGCGACAAAAATCCTGAACAAAGAATTAATGACATAGTTTCATTAACCGAAGTCCAGAATTTTCGAAATGaaataaatgaaaaatCTGGCACACCATCAGAAGGTGGAACGATTGTTGAATTCTTAGAACTGTCTCAAGATGAGGGTATAAGCACACCTAAGAAACAAAAGTCACCTTCATATGAGTCAATCGATCCAGACTCGTCGTTTATTTCAGGGGCGCTAAACAATTCgacagaaacaaaaaatgttgTGGATTCAAACGAACAGGCTACTCAATTTTCTGATAAGATCTACATTGTCCATAGTGAACATTTTTCAGATGCTGAATCTCAGTCTATGATCGGTAGAATCATTTCCAATgcaaaattaaaaaagcgTTTTAATGAAGCCAATAAAGCATCGAGAAATAAGGACATATTATTAGCAGAGCTTGTTCTTAGTATTAATGATGATGtctacaaatatttctcaaGTGAACAGGTACACATAAAAGAAGTATTAAGTCCTGCACAAGTATTCCAAAATTATGAAGACTTGCCCATCATACGttttaaaagaaattgcACTACGATTTACGATTTGAACCACAATTTATTCTACCCATGTGATTCTGTGTTATGCGAAGAGACTACATGTGTCTTATTTTATAAGGCTATTGACtttttttatcaatatcGTACTCAAAAGAATTACTTTCTTCGAAGAATAAGAAGCCTTGCTAAATCTGGTAAAAAAGTCATCATAGCATTGAATGATTACAATCGACTTGAAAAATCTATAACtcatttggaaaataaaCATCTAAGAGAGAGAGTTGAGGAGCAGCTGAATGGTAATTTAACGAGTCCAAAAAGGAAATCCGCCAAAGAGGTAAAACTGGAAGAATTAGACATGAAGGCAAAGGACTTGGATAGAAAATTAAATGAAATTACCATTCATGCAGATGTTGATATATTTCCTATTAACAGCACCTTAGATTTCATGAATTGGCTCAATAACTTGGTATTGGTTGTGGCTAAGCACAGATATCACTCTACTgtgaaaaatatgaattGGGCCCATATTAACGtcaaaattggaaaaaccCCCACTGAAGTTCTCTCAAAAGCACTGCAACAAGTAAATAACGTTACTCAATGTAAGGCAGATAGAATCACAAATGTGTACCCCTCATTTCAAAAACTATTTGCTGACTTCAGGAAAGGTTACTTAGTATCGGGGAGGGATGGTAATCCATTGATGACTAAACTAGCCGAGAAAGCCATATATGCACTTTGCATGTCAGATAACCCGGAGGAAAAGATATACTTTGACTAA